In Pseudomonadaceae bacterium SI-3, the sequence AAAGAAAATCTCTCTTCGTCACGGCCAGACTTTTATCCAACGCGCAACGGCGGGGTGATCCCTTGCTGTGTGCTGGCTTGGGCAAGCTTTCCGTGCAGCTCCCACAGCCTTGTTAGGCGGATGGCTTAAGAAGCCGTCCAGACTCCGATAAAAACAAACAGGAGCGCCACATGTCACTGGCCGAGATCCGCCTGGATGACAAGTACCGGCTCGCAACCGGACATCTGTACCTCACCGGCACCCAGGCGCTGACCCGCCTGCCCATGCTGCAGCATCAGCGCGACCAGGCTCAGAACCTGAACACCGGTTGCTTTATCTCCGGCTACCGCGGCTCGCCGCTTGGCATGCTGGACAAGAGCCTCTGGGAAGCGCGCGATTTCCTCAAGCAGAACGCCATCCACTTCCAGCCAGGCCTCAACGAGGAACTGGCCGCGACGGCGGTGTGGGGCAGTCAGCAGACCAACCTCTTTCCCGGTGCCAAATACGACGGCGTGTTCGCCATGTGGTACGGCAAAGGACCGGGCGTGGACCGCTCCGGTGACGTCTTCAAGCATGGCAACGCGGCCGGTGTCTCGCCCCATGGCGGTGTGTTGCTGCTGGCCGGTGATGACCACGGCTGCAAATCCTCGACACTGCCGCACCAGAGCGAGCACGCGTTCATCGCCGCCTCGATCCCGGTCCTGAACCCGGCCAACGTCCAGGAAATCCTCGACTACGGCATCATCGGCTGGGAGCTGTCGCGCTACTCCGGTTGCTGGGTGGCGCTCAAGACCATCGCCGAGAACGTCGATTCCTCCGCCGTGGTGGAAGTCGATCCGCTACGGATCAAGACCCGCATTCCCGATGACTTCGAACTGCCCGAAGATGGCGTGCACATCCGCTGGCCGGACCCGCCATTGGCGCAGGAGAAACGCCTCAACCTGTACAAGATCTACGCCGCGCGCGCCTTTGCTCGGGCCAACAACCTCAACCAAGTGATGCTCGATTCGCCAAACCCGCGTTTGGGCATCATCACCACCGGCAAGTCCTACCTCGACGTGCGTCAGGCACTGGACGACCTCGGGCTGGACGAAGCGCTGTGCGCCTCGGTCGGCCTGCGCGTGCTCAAGGTCGGCATGAGCTGGCCGCTGGAGCCGGTCTCGGTGCATGAGTTCGCCCAGGGCCTGGACGAGATTCTGGTGGTCGAGGAAAAGCGCAGCATTCTCGAAGACCAGCTCACCGGGCAGCTCTACAACTGGCCGCTGGACAAACGTCCGCGCGTGGTCGGTGAGTTCGACGAGCAGGGTAATTCGCTGCTGCCGAACCTCTCCGAACTGACGCCTGCGATGATCGCCCGGGTGATCGCCAAGCGCCTCGCGCCGATCTACACCAGCGACAGTATCCAGGCCCGTCTGGCGTTTCTGTCCGCAAAGGAAAAAGCCCTGGCCGCCCGCAGCTACGACACCGTGCGCACGCCGCATTACTGCTCTGGCTGCCCGCACAACAGCTCCACCAAAGTGCCGGAAGGCAGCCGCGCCTCCGCCGGCATCGGTTGCCATTACATGGTGCAGTGGATGGACCGCCGCACCGAGACCTTCACCCAGATGGGCGGGGAGGGCGTCAACTGGATCGGCCAGGCGCCGTTCACCGAAACGCCGCACATGTTCCAGAACCTCGGCGATGGCACCTACTTCCACTCCGGCAGTCTGGCCGTGCGCGCCGCGGTGGCCGCCGGGGTGAACATCACCTTCAAGATCCTCTACAACGATGCGGTGGCCATGACCGGTGGCCAGCCCATCGACGGTGAGCTGCGGGTCGATCAGCTCAGTCGGCAGATCGCCGATGAAGGCGTGAAACGCATCGCGCTGGTCAGTGACGAGCCGGACAAGTACCCGACCCGCGAGACCTTTGCGCAGATCACCAGCTTCCATCACCGTCGCGATCTGGACGCCGTGCAGCGTGAGTTGCGCGAGTTCAAGGGCGTCTCGGTGATCATCTATGACCAGACCTGCGCCACCGAGAAGCGTCGTCGGCGCAAGCGCGGCAAGCTGGAAGACCCGGCCAAGCGTGCCTTCATCAACCCGGCCGTGTGCGAGGGTTGCGGCGACTGCGGCGAGAAGTCCAACTGCCTGGCGGTGATGCCGCTGGAAACCGAACTGGGGCGCAAGCGCGAGATCGATCAGAACGCCTGCAACAAGGACTTCTCCTGCGTCGAAGGCTTCTGCCCGAGCTTTGTCACGGTGCACGGTGGCGGGCTGCGCAAACCGGAGGCCATGGCCGGTGGCATCGCGGGCGACCAGCTACCCGAACCACAGCGTTCGACGCTGGATCGGCCCTGGAACGTGCTGATCCCCGGTGTTGGCGGCAGCGGCGTGACCACCCTCGGCGCGCTGCTGGGCATGGCGGCGCACCTGGAGGGCAAGGGCTGCACGGTGCTCGACCAGGCCGGGCTGGCGCAGAAGTTCGGTCCGGTGGTGACGCACATCCGTATCGCCGCCAAGCAGGACGACATCTATGCCGTGCGTATCGCGGCCGGCGAAACCGATCTGCTGCTGGGTTGCGATCTGGTGGTGGCTGCCGGAGAAGATTCGCTGACCCGCCTCAACGATCAGATCAGTCACGCGGTGATCAACAGTCATGAGTCGGCGACCGCCGAATTCACCCGCAACCCCGATGCTCAGGTGCCGGGCAAGGCCATGCGCGAAGCGCTGATGGATGCGGTGGGCGCCGATAAGACCCATTTCATCGACGCGACCTACCTGGCCACTCGGTTGCTGGGCGATAGCATTGCTACCAACCTGTTCCTGCTGGGCTTTGCCTATCAGCAGGGGTTGTTGCCGCTGTCTGCCGAGGCGATCGAGAAGGCCATCAGCATCAACGGCGTCGCCGCAGAGCTGAACCAGCAAGCGTTCCGCTGGGGCCGT encodes:
- a CDS encoding indolepyruvate ferredoxin oxidoreductase (Catalyzes the ferredoxin-dependent oxidative decarboxylation of arylpyruvates) — its product is MSLAEIRLDDKYRLATGHLYLTGTQALTRLPMLQHQRDQAQNLNTGCFISGYRGSPLGMLDKSLWEARDFLKQNAIHFQPGLNEELAATAVWGSQQTNLFPGAKYDGVFAMWYGKGPGVDRSGDVFKHGNAAGVSPHGGVLLLAGDDHGCKSSTLPHQSEHAFIAASIPVLNPANVQEILDYGIIGWELSRYSGCWVALKTIAENVDSSAVVEVDPLRIKTRIPDDFELPEDGVHIRWPDPPLAQEKRLNLYKIYAARAFARANNLNQVMLDSPNPRLGIITTGKSYLDVRQALDDLGLDEALCASVGLRVLKVGMSWPLEPVSVHEFAQGLDEILVVEEKRSILEDQLTGQLYNWPLDKRPRVVGEFDEQGNSLLPNLSELTPAMIARVIAKRLAPIYTSDSIQARLAFLSAKEKALAARSYDTVRTPHYCSGCPHNSSTKVPEGSRASAGIGCHYMVQWMDRRTETFTQMGGEGVNWIGQAPFTETPHMFQNLGDGTYFHSGSLAVRAAVAAGVNITFKILYNDAVAMTGGQPIDGELRVDQLSRQIADEGVKRIALVSDEPDKYPTRETFAQITSFHHRRDLDAVQRELREFKGVSVIIYDQTCATEKRRRRKRGKLEDPAKRAFINPAVCEGCGDCGEKSNCLAVMPLETELGRKREIDQNACNKDFSCVEGFCPSFVTVHGGGLRKPEAMAGGIAGDQLPEPQRSTLDRPWNVLIPGVGGSGVTTLGALLGMAAHLEGKGCTVLDQAGLAQKFGPVVTHIRIAAKQDDIYAVRIAAGETDLLLGCDLVVAAGEDSLTRLNDQISHAVINSHESATAEFTRNPDAQVPGKAMREALMDAVGADKTHFIDATYLATRLLGDSIATNLFLLGFAYQQGLLPLSAEAIEKAISINGVAAELNQQAFRWGRRAALEREAVEKLARPVEMAEPICQTLEEIVDWRMNFLTKYQSAAYAKRYRSMVERVRAVDTADDLALSKAVARYYFKLLAYKDEYEVARLYSEPEFRQQLEAQFEGDYKLQFHLAPAWLAKRDSTTGEPRKRELGPWVLNAFNVLAKLKFLRGTPLDVFGYGHDRRVERELISEYERNLDQLLAQLKPSNYRTAVAIAALPELIRGYGPVKERSIAKARQQEKLLKEQLNRGDEVQTVRLFEPAA